TCTCCCGGAGGGCGACGGTCCCGGGCCTGTAGCGGTGGGGCTTCTTCACTCCGCCGGTGGTCGGCGCCGACTTCCTCGCCGCCTGAAAACACACAACGATTCAAATCCAAAACGTCAGACAACAAATCTCGAAACCACAAGGATGAACAGATCGAATTCAGAAGACGGGAGGGGACGCACCTTGGTGGCGAGCTGCTTGCGGGGCGCCTTGCCGCCGGTGGACTTGCGGGCGGTCTGCTTCGTACGGGCCATCGCGGTGGCTTGGCCTCCTGTCGACTGCTGCGGATTTGGGGGAGGTTCGAATCGGAAGGCGACCGAAGTGGGTGCGGAAAGGCGAATAGTAGGATTGGGGACAGTTGGCGGGGGATATTTGTAGGCGGAGCGGGTGCGGGGACGCGTGGGGCCGTGGCTGGTACCCGGTTACCGTTTGGGAAAAGGCTTCGGGATGCCGATCCGGTCGACGGCTCCGATCCGCCCCGAGAAAGCACACGATCCGTGTGCTCGCCTCTGGTTGGCCCAGCGCGCGAGagccgcggatcggtgacgtggcgcTCTGGGTTTTCTCTTCGTGGAGGCGGGTCTGGTTTGGGCTGTGCTGTGCTGGTTCGGGCGGGCCTGGCCCTCTCGGGTGGGCTATGTGGCATTTGGGCCTGAGGCGTCGACCGCTGGGCACAAACGACCTCGTCTTCTGCCTGTCTCGCACTTTCGCCGGGCGACATGGCCAGCGACCGGGAgaggccgcgccgccgcccgtcgccggaccCCGTGGCGGTGCTGCGGGGCCACCGCGCTGCCGTCAGCGACGCCTGCTTCCATCCCGACCTCCCGCTCCTCTTCTCCGGGTACTCCTTCCTGAACCCCTCTCTGTTCTCCCCACAGCATCAGCCGCCTACGATGAACCCTGCCGAGCGTGACTCTGCTGTGCGCTGACGCTTGGTCTCTGGTTTCGCTCCACCAGCGCGGCCGACGGGGAGCTCAGGGTCTGGGACACGGCGAGCCACCGCACCGTCTCCTCCATCTGGTAAGCCCGCGCGCGCTTCTGCAGACTGCAGCGGTGGGTGTGGTTCGGTTTAGGGAGGTTGAGTGATGGCGTGTCCTTCCTTCTGCAGGGCTCACGGTGGCGCGGCTGGGGTGTATTCCATCGCCGCTGGCTCCGGGCTTGGGAACGCGGTCATTACGTGAGTGAATTGTGGTGAAATCTGTCAGGAATGCTGGTTACTGTATTTCTGAAACTTAGCTTAGCCTAGGATGCAGTGTCACCTTGTTGCTAGACAAGACCATATCTAGTATAAGTATAACCATGTCAGAGCTATATTTGGAACACTGTTGCTGAACTGCTGTAGCATTTCAGTACTGAATTACAGTTGCTGAACAGGACTTTGGGGAAATTACAAGTGCTTTTTAACTTCTACAACATTATTGTGTCGTGGAATGTGTGTGGTAGAGATTTCCTTTGAGGCTTATTTTGAGCATGCTTCTTTCCACCGAAATGGTTTTTATTGaattttcataaatatatgtgcaTTCGATTTTGACACAGCCAGGGCAGGGATGGTTTGTGCAAAGGCTGGGCGATTGAAGAAGCTGGGCTCTCAAGGTATGGTTTTCTTCACATGCTACAACTTAACATCAAACATAAGCTGGTGCATCATTAGTCAGGACCCAGGAATAGGCTCATGCTTACTTAAATGCAAGGAAATACACATGCACATAATATTTCAAATCACACATCCCATGGAGAATTGAAAAGAAATATTTACGATTACAATATCGTGTTATTCTGCCAAGGTCAGATTATCAGTTGTGCTATCAATTTTATGGTCAAACTCAGTTCAAGCACCCACGATAGCAGTTAGCAATGAGCAAAATCTGGATATCGTTCTGAGTACCATGTCATAAGTTATTCATGTTATCTGACAGTATTTCGTCCTGACTATAGCTTGTAGGGAAGGCACAACCCTTATGGTGCTTTACTCTTTTTTGAGGGATGTTATGTTGTTGTAATATGATACTTTTAAGTCCAAATGTGTAACAATGGCCCTCATCCATAAACTGTAGTGGCAACCGTTTGAAGAACTTCTAACCAGGTGACCTTTAGAACCAAGAGTTCTCTTTTTCCTATAAATATATCTTGACTCAACTATGATTGGCCTAGATGTGTGGACACTTGTGAAGCATTTTAGGAGATAAGATAATACGTACAGTGTTCATGTGGAAATCTGGAAGGATACATACTTTTTAGCAGGCTTTGTGGCCCATCCTTGTTCTATGCGTTTCTGTGGAATTTATAAATCCATTATTTGTGCCCTTGCAGGAGGCCTATATTTACAATTAAAACAAGTACATACCATTTCTGTAAGATGTCACTGGTTAAGGTTCCATGTTCTGCACATGGCACACAAACCAACTTGAGTGGCTCAAATAGTGGCACTGAGCCACAAAGAGTACCTATTGAAGATAATACAGGATCAGATGGTTTAAATCCTGCAGAAGGAACACAAGAATACGAACAAGGTAATGTGCGACCATTTCTGAATCCTTTCACATTTTAAAAGCAATGATAACCTCTAAATCCTACATGAATTTACTAACTATTCACTTATTATGGAAGTGTAAACTTTTCGATAATGGACAAATACATAGCATTATTTTTTATTTATGTAGAGGAAAGACTGCAAAGCAAATGGCATAATATAACACTTTGTTGATTTCCAAATCTGACATCATTTAGAAGACCATACTGTAACATGGTGGTGTCTGATAACTTCTTATTTAGAAAGGAACCTATTTCTGCATTGACTTTCTTATGTATTTGCTAGGCAGTTCCTTGGATGGACAAAATATATTGACAATCGCTGGTCAAGAATCGTTTGAGGTTAGTTTCAAACTATGCTATCTTTTTCTAACTTAATGATCTATAAATAAATTATTGACTTAATATAATGCAATTAAGCAAGCCTGGCTGAGCTTTGTGTTCATGTTGTTACTTCTATTGTTCTCACTGCTTTCTTGTTGTAACTTCATAACAAAATCTATAGGTTGAACTTTGGGACATTAAAAATTCAAAGAAGATAATGTGTTTGCCCAAAAGATGCAGTGCTAATATGACAGGTCACCCTACCAAGCAAAAAGGTTTGTCCTCACTCTTCAGCACTCCAGCTATAGTTGTTTGTTTTTTGTTGTTCAACAAAATACCAAGGTGGATTGTACGTAGTATGTGTATCCGGAGGTAACTTCTGC
The sequence above is drawn from the Triticum aestivum cultivar Chinese Spring chromosome 7A, IWGSC CS RefSeq v2.1, whole genome shotgun sequence genome and encodes:
- the LOC123150700 gene encoding protein DECREASED SIZE EXCLUSION LIMIT 1 isoform X2, coding for MASDRERPRRRPSPDPVAVLRGHRAAVSDACFHPDLPLLFSGAADGELRVWDTASHRTVSSIWAHGGAAGVYSIAAGSGLGNAVITQGRDGLCKGWAIEEAGLSRRPIFTIKTSTYHFCKMSLVKVPCSAHGTQTNLSGSNSGTEPQRVPIEDNTGSDGLNPAEGTQEYEQGSSLDGQNILTIAGQESFEVELWDIKNSKKIMCLPKRCSANMTGHPTKQKGLCMAVQAFIPCESGGYVNILSSYEDGSTLWWDVRKPGSPLSSVKYHSESALSIAIDGLCTGGISGGADNKIAMFALDHQKGTFSLRNEIEIERPGVAGTAIRPDNKIAATAGWDHRFSEVR
- the LOC123150700 gene encoding protein DECREASED SIZE EXCLUSION LIMIT 1 isoform X1 → MASDRERPRRRPSPDPVAVLRGHRAAVSDACFHPDLPLLFSGAADGELRVWDTASHRTVSSIWAHGGAAGVYSIAAGSGLGNAVITQGRDGLCKGWAIEEAGLSRRPIFTIKTSTYHFCKMSLVKVPCSAHGTQTNLSGSNSGTEPQRVPIEDNTGSDGLNPAEGTQEYEQGSSLDGQNILTIAGQESFEVELWDIKNSKKIMCLPKRCSANMTGHPTKQKGLCMAVQAFIPCESGGYVNILSSYEDGSTLWWDVRKPGSPLSSVKYHSESALSIAIDGLCTGGISGGADNKIAMFALDHQKGTFSLRNEIEIERPGVAGTAIRPDNKIAATAGWDHRIRVYNYNKGNALAILKYHSATCAAVAFSHDCKLLASCSADTTVALWELYPPQNAQQS